Proteins from a genomic interval of Arthrobacter sp. CAN_C5:
- the panB gene encoding 3-methyl-2-oxobutanoate hydroxymethyltransferase: MTSAEIPAPYGSGARDADAVAPAVDATPRTPARIRTHHLQQAKTEGRRFAMLTAYDQYAAEIFDDAGIEVLLVGDSAANNVLGYSTTLPITVDEMIIFSRAVTNGAHRALVVCDLPFGSYEVSPAQAIESSVRLMKEGGVHAVKMEGGRHYADTVRALSTAGIPVMAHVGFTPQSEHALGGYRVQGRGDAAQELIDDAVALADAGAFCVLMEMVPADVAAAVDRAIGVPTIGIGAGNATTGQVLVWQDMAGVRTGRQPKFVKQFADVRSVLAAAATTYGEEVRNGTFPGPEHSF, translated from the coding sequence ATGACTTCAGCAGAGATCCCAGCACCTTACGGGTCGGGCGCCCGGGACGCCGACGCCGTCGCGCCAGCGGTGGACGCCACGCCCCGGACGCCGGCCCGGATCCGCACCCATCACCTCCAGCAGGCCAAGACCGAGGGTCGGCGCTTCGCGATGCTCACCGCCTACGACCAGTACGCAGCGGAGATTTTCGACGACGCCGGCATCGAGGTGCTGCTCGTCGGTGATTCCGCCGCGAACAACGTACTCGGCTACAGCACCACACTGCCGATCACCGTGGACGAAATGATCATCTTCTCCCGCGCCGTCACCAACGGAGCGCACCGCGCGCTGGTGGTCTGCGACCTGCCATTCGGCAGCTATGAGGTCTCCCCCGCCCAGGCCATCGAGTCGTCGGTGCGTCTGATGAAGGAGGGCGGGGTCCACGCGGTGAAAATGGAGGGCGGACGGCATTACGCTGACACCGTCCGGGCCCTGTCCACCGCTGGAATCCCGGTGATGGCCCACGTCGGATTCACGCCGCAGAGCGAGCACGCCCTGGGCGGGTACCGGGTCCAGGGACGGGGTGACGCCGCCCAGGAACTGATTGACGACGCCGTGGCCCTCGCCGACGCCGGAGCATTCTGCGTCCTAATGGAGATGGTTCCCGCCGACGTGGCTGCCGCCGTCGACCGCGCCATCGGAGTGCCGACCATTGGGATCGGCGCCGGCAACGCGACCACCGGGCAGGTCCTGGTCTGGCAGGACATGGCAGGGGTCCGGACCGGGCGTCAGCCGAAGTTCGTCAAGCAGTTCGCTGATGTGCGGTCGGTACTGGCCGCGGCCGCGACGACCTACGGCGAGGAAGTACGCAACGGCACCTTCCCCGGACCGGAACACAGCTTCTGA
- a CDS encoding SPOR domain-containing protein, producing the protein MAEFWYNVQTHEIEEDAQSDWRKLIGPYPTRAEAERALEKVAQRNQAWDAEDEQ; encoded by the coding sequence ATGGCCGAGTTCTGGTACAACGTACAGACCCACGAGATTGAAGAGGACGCACAGTCCGATTGGCGGAAACTGATTGGGCCTTATCCCACCCGGGCTGAGGCTGAGCGCGCCCTGGAGAAGGTGGCGCAGCGCAACCAGGCGTGGGACGCCGAGGACGAGCAGTAG